CATATTCCTTACGAGGACGACTGCGTGCCCCTGGTATTGTTCAACCCGCACCCCTGGCCGGTACGCGCGCTTGTTACACATGAGCGCGGGTCCTGGGGGAACCCGGGCTTTCCGCAGCCCTGCGGCGCGGTGGACAGCGGGGGCAGGATACGCCCCTGCCAGTTTGTTGCGACGGCCGCACAATTGGAGGAAAGGCAGTGCGCGGCATTTATTGCCGAGCTTCCGCCGCTGGGCTGGGAGACGTATCGCATCCTTCCCGCAGGGGCGGGCGAGGCGCAGGGATCCACAGGCCGGCCCGGAAAGACGCCTGTTTTGGAAAATGAATTCCTGCGCGTTGTGTTTGATCCGGCCACGGGCCTGCCCTGCGAAATGACGGAAAAAATGTGCGGCGCCCAGCCGCTGTGCGGGCCGTGCGCACAGGCTGCCGTTTACCGCGACCTCACCGACACCTGGGGTCACGGGGCAAAGGAGATCGGCACGCAGGAGGAGACCTTTGTACTGGAGAGCGTGAGGGTCACGGAAAACGGGCCCGTGCTGCAGCGCGTGCGCACCGTGAGCAGCTGCGGCGCTTGCCGCATCATACAGGATTTCACCCTGCTTGCGGGCGATGCGCGGCTTTACATGAAGGTGCGCCTGCTGTGGCTTGAGCAAAGGGCCTGCTGCAAGCTGCTGTTCCCCACCGGCCTGCAGGCTGCCCGCGCGGTATACGGGCAGCAGTTCGGGCAGGTGGAACGCCCGTTGGATGGGCTGGAACAGCCCATGCAGAACTGGGCGGACCTGAGCGGCAGGGCCGGCGGGCAAACCTGCGGGCTTGCCGTGCTGGCAGGCGGAAAATACGCGGCCAGCGCCCGAAAAGGGCGGCTTGCGCTTACGGTGTGCCGAAGCCCGGCGTATGCCCATCACGCACCGTTTCAGCTGAGCGGGAGCGTGGAAGAACATGACTGGGTGGATCAGGGGTGGCAGGAATTTTGCTGCGTGCTGGTCGCCCATGGCGGCGATTGGCGCGGGGCGGATATGGCGCGGCGCGCGCTGGAATTGGCGCAGCCGCCGGTAAAAATACCCGAGACCTTTCACCCGGGGCCGCTGCCGCAGCGATACAGCGGCGCAGAGCTGCCGGAAAAGATCGTGATGACAGCGCTCAAGCCCGCGCACCGGGGCAGCGGGTATATCCTGCGCGCATATGAGAGCGAAGGGGCGGCGGTGCAGGCAAGGCTGGAGCTGCCCCTGTTCCGCCAAACCTTGAACGCGGCATTTGCGCCGCACCAGATCCGCACCTGGCGGCTTGATCCGACAGGCGGCATGGCGGCGGAGCAGACAAACCTCATTGAGCGCGGGGCCGAACAAAGCGAGGAATGAGTGAACGATGAAGAAATATTCGATAGGTGTGGACATCGGCGGAACCAAGTGCGCCGTGCTGTTGGGAAAAGGAAGCATCCCGGCCCAGGCGGACGACGGGTTCATTTTAGAGAAAAAGAGCTTTTTTACCCAGCCTGAAAAGGGACTGCAGTACACGCTGGACCGTTTGTACGCAGCGGTGGACGCCCTGCTGCTTGAAAGAAAGGTCGACGCCGATCAGGTAACGGGCATCGGCATAAGCTGCGGCGGCCCCCTGGACCATGAACAGGGCATTGTGCTCAACCCGCCCAATTTATACGGCTGGGACAGCGTGCCGATCGTGGACCTGCTGCAGGAGCGCTACGGCATCCCGGCCCGCCTGCAAAACGACGCGAACGCGTGCGCGCTGGCAGAATGGCGTTTCGGCGCGGCGCGCGGCTGCCGGAATGTGATATTTCTTACGTTCGGCACGGGCATGGGGGCCGGCCTGATCCTGGACGGCCGGCTGTACAACGGCGTCAGCAACATGGCGGGCGAGGTGGGGCATATCCGCCTGGAGCCCAATGGCCCGGTGGGGTACGGAAAGGCCGGGTCCTTTGAGGGCTTTTGCAGCGGGGGCGGGCTGATACAGCTGGCGCGGAGCATCGCGGTCGAAAAGCTGCAGCAGGGGCAGCCCCCCTTGTTCTGCCCGGATTTTGCAGCGCTGAACAGCCTGAACGCAAAAAATGTGGCGGAGGCTGCCGAGAAGGGCGACCCTGTTGCAGCCGAGGTTTACCGTGTCTGCGGTGAAAATTTGGGCAAAGGCCTTGCGGTGCTCGTGGATCTGCTCAACCCGGAGATCATCGTGATCGGCAGCATCTTTGCGCGCAGCCGCGAGCTGCTTTGGCCCCATGCGCGGGCGGTGCTGCGGCGCGAAGCGCTTATGCGCAGCCTGGAGGCATGCCGCGTTGTGCCGTCGGCGCTGGGCGAGCATCTGGGGGATTATGCGGCGCTCTCGGTAGCGTTTGCGCAATAAGGAGGAAACAAACATGGAACCTGCCGAAAATGTTTTGGCCGGTCTGCTGCAGCGGTATCCCAGGCTGGCGCCGCAGCGCGAACAGATCCTGCAGGCGGCGGATCTGGTGGTGCAATGCTTTGAGCAGGGAGGCCTGGTTCTTGCCTGCGGCAATGGGGGAAGCGCTTCGGACGCGGATCATATCGTGGGGGAGCTCATGAAGGGCTTTTTGAGCGCACGCCCATTACCGCAAAAGGAAAAGGAGCGGTTTGGACAGGATGAAGCCGGGATTCGGCTGCGCGAGCGCTTACAAGGGGCGATCCCGGCTGTTTCCCTGGTAAGCCACGGCGCGCTGCTTTCCGCTTTTTCAAACGACGTGGACCCGCAGCTTGTTTACGCGCAGCAGGTGTATGGATACGGAAGCCGCAGAAAAGCCCTGGTGATGGCGCTCAGCACATCGGGAAATTCGGCCAATGTGGTTAACGCGGTGCGCGCAGCGCGCGCGCTAGGCCTTCCGAGCATTGCCGTTACGGGGGAAACAGGGGGCGAGCTGGCACGGCTGTGCACCGTATGCCTGCGCATGCCATCGCGCGATACTTACCGCATTCAGGAATACACGCTGCCGGTTTACCATGCGATCTGTGCCATGGCCGAAGCCCGCTGTTTTGCGGCGGCCGGAGCGTAAAGTAAGAAAGAGAGGCGTTTAAAATGACGATGAAAATGGCAAAGGACAAATATGTGTTGGTAGCGGCCGATTTTGCAGGCCTGGAATTAAAGGATGCGGTGGTTCGGCACCTGAAAGAGCGTGGCTGGCATGTGACGGATGTGGGGGCCAAAGCGCAGGATACGGGCACGCCGGAGATGTATCATCGCATTGGACTGCGCGCTGGCGCCATGATCGCCGAGGGCGAGTTTGAGCGGGCGCTGTTGTTCTGCGGCACGGGAATGGGAATTCACATTGCCGCCAGCAAATGCCCGCATGTTCACAGCGCGGTGGTGGAAAGTGTGCCGGCCGCGCTGCGGTGTGTGACGGCGAATAACTGCAATGTGATGGCAATGGGCGGCTTTTATGTGGCGCCCCGTACCGGCATGGCCATGGCGGACGCCTTTTTGGAGCACAAGCTGGGCGACGGGTATGAAGAGTGGGAAGGCTTTTACGAGTATCACAAGCTCGGCTATGACGAACTGGAAAATTTTGATTACGAAGCATACAAGGCGAATGGGTTTTCGCTGCCGAATCCCGGCACGGCTCCTTTGGGCGCGGAACCGAAGGGGCTTGCCTATTGAAAGCCGGTGCCAGGCTGGTGGAAAAGGCCCCGCATGATATTTTAGGGAAGGGTGTTTTATGGACCTGCAGGAGATAAAATTTCAGATCTGCGATGTGTGCCACAAAATGTGGCAGCTGGGCTGGGTGGCGGCCAACGACGGCAATGTGAGCGCAAGGCTGGGGGACGGCACGTTCCTGGCAACGCCCACGGGTATGAGCAAAAGCTTTATCACGCCTGAAAAGCTGCTGCACATTGACGCGCAGGGCAATGTGCTGGAGGCCGGCGAGGGGCTGCGCCCGTCCAGTGAGATCAAAATGCACCTGCGCTGCTATGAAAAACGGGAGGATGTGTGGAGCGTGATCCACGCGCACCCGCCCGGCGCCACGGGTTTTGCCGTTGCGCACCGCAGCATGGATATGTACAACATGATCGAGGATGTGGCGGCCATTGGCAGCGTGCCGCTGACGCCTTACGGAACCCCCAGCACCAGCGAGGTGCCGGACGCCATTGAACCCTACCTGGAAGAGCACGATGTGGTGCTGCTGGAAAACCACGGCGCGCTGGCCCTGGGCAGCGATGTGTTGACGGCCTTTTACCGAATGGAAAGCCTGGAGCTTTGGGCCAAGATTACCATCAACGCCATCCTTCTGGGCGGCAGTTATGACATCAGCCGGGAAAATATCGACAGGCTGATCGGCCTGCGCAGCTTTTACCGCGTGACCGGCCGCCACCCCGGCTACAAAAAATATCCGCGCCGGGAGTGCGGCGTGCCCACAGATACGTGAGAAGACCTGCAGGAAAGGGGAATGGTGCGATGAGCAAAAAAACGACCGTTCTGGCCTTTGACATCGGCGCTTCCAGCGGGCGTGCCATCGAAGCGATGTACGACGGCGCGGCGATCTCCTACAGGGAAGTGCACCGCTTTGAGAACCGCCCCAGACAAGCGGACGGCCACCTGCGCTGGGATTTTGCCGCGCTGATGGACGAGGTGCGGGTGGGGTTGGAGAAGGCCCAGAAATTTGACAGCGTGGGGGTTGACACCTGGGGGGTGGACTTTGGCCTGTTGGATGCAGCCGGGCATCTGCTGGAGGATCCGGTGCATTACCGAGACGCGCGCACCGGCGGCATGGTGGAGCGGGCAATGCGGGTGATGGACGCGGAGAAACTTTATGCGGGAACAGGCACACAGATCCTGGCGATGAACACACTGTTCCAGCTCCTGGCGCTGAAAAAGCAGCAGCCGAGGCTGTTGAGGCGGGCGGATAAGCTGCTGTTTATGCCGGATCTATTTGCCCACGCGCTGTGCGGCAGCACAACATGTGAACGCAGCGCTGCCTCTACGGGGCAGCTGCTGACGCTGCCGGCGGGGAAATGGAATGCACAGATATTGGAGGCCTTTGGTTTGCCGAAGCGGCTGTTTTTACCCACTGTGCCCAGCGGCACGGTGGTGGGGGCGCTTGAATGCGGTGCAAAGGTGGTGGCTGTGGCGGGTCACGACACCCAATGCGCGGTGGCAGCCCTGCCCACACAGGCGCGGAATATTGCCTTTCTTTCCTGCGGGACATGGAGCCTGCTGGGCTGTGAGCTGGATGCGCCGGTTCTCACAGCGGAAAGCATGCAGCTGGGGCTTTCCAATGAACTGGGAGCGAACGGCCGGGTGAACTATCTTAAAAATATCGTGGGCCTGTGGCTCATCCAGGAAAGCCGCCGGGCATGGCGGCGGAAGGGGCAGGAATATTCCTATGCGGAACTGGAGCGCCTTGCACTTGCATCCACGCCGCTGCGCTGCTTCATCGACCCGGACGCCCCGCTGTTCACGCCGCCGGGGGATATCCCCGCACGCGTGAAGGAGTATTGCGCGGCAACGCACCAATACGTACCGCAAACCGTGGGCGAGGTAATGCGCTGCATTTACGAGAGCCTGGCGCTGAAGTACCGCTTTGCGCTGGATCAGCTCAGGGCCGCCACGGGCAAACGCTTTGAGACACTGCACATTCTGGGCGGCGGCACAAAGGACACCCTTTTATGCCGTATGGCGGCGGGGGCCACGGGGCTGCACGTGGTGGCGGGGCCGGTGGAAGCCACGGCGCTGGGGAATATCCTGATTCAGCTCACAGCATTGGGCGCGCTGGAAGATCTTGGCGCAGGGCGCGCGCTTGTGGCCCAAACACAGCAGCTGGCGGAGTATCCGCCCCAGGGCATGGCTGAGTGGGATGAGGCCTACGAACGTTTTTGCCCCTTGTTGGCACGCTGTGACCCTTGCCGGTAAAGCGGAAGCGATGCCTCACAGACCGACGCATCGCCTTTGTTTTTCTGCGGCTGTGCTTTGCATTTTTTTGGCAGGATAGGCGCAAGGCCGCCCGGGATGACCGGGCGGCCTTGCGCTTTGCGAACGGGTATGTTATACTGGTGCAATCAGCAAAAAAAGGGGAGAAACACACGTGGTACAGCACATTTTGCCGCCAGCGCTTCCTGCCCGTCTGGAGGAGGCCGAGCGGGGCGAAGAACTGATCGACATGGCCCGGGCCACCGAGGAAGCGGTGGCCGACTGGCGGTTTTGCGGGCTGGAGCTTTCGGGCGGGAGCCTGCGGGATATGCGCTTTGAGCGGTGTGAATTTTCCGGCTGCCGGTTTACGGGGGCCGACCTTTCGCGTGCCACGTTTTTGGACACGGTGTTCAAAAACTGCGATTTTTCCGCTGTGCGGGGCGAAAGCGTTTATTTTTGCCGCTGCCGCTGGCAGGGAATCAAGGCCATGGGGGCTATTTTTACAGACTGCCGCCTGGTGCATATGGTGCTGGAAAACTGCACTCTTGTGGGGGCGAACCTCACAGGGGCGAGCATTGAACAGGCCCGGTTCAGCGGCAGCGATTTTTCCGAGAGTTATTTCAGCGAGTGCCGGCACAAAGCGCTCACGGTGAACGAGGATACGTTCGTGAAAACAAGCTTTTTCGGCACGCCGTTGGCGGGGCTGGATTTTACCACCAGCCGGTTTGAAGGGGTAACGGTGAGCGACAGCGGCGCGGAGCTGCGGGGCGCCGTGGTCACGGTGGAGCAGGCCGCAGACCTTGCGCGGGTGCTGGGTGTGGTGGTGCGATGAAAGAAAGACCTGGGCGGGAGCCCGGAGAAGGATGATAGGGGAACGGGAATCATGGCAAAACAGATAGACCTGCTGCAGGGCAGCATTACAAAATCGCTCACGGCGCTGGCCCTGCCCATCATGGGCTCCCAGTTGATCCAGATGGCGTACAACCTGATCGATATGCTTTGGATTGGCAGGGTGGGGGCGGGCGCCGTGGCCGCTGTGGGGGCCGCGGGCATGTTCATGTGGCTTTCCAACGGGCTGGTGATCCTGGCCCGCATCGGCGGGCAGGTGCTGGTGGCCCAGAGCATCGGCGCGGGGGATATGAAAAAGGCCGGCCGTTACGCCGCGGCCGCCTTGCAGCTGGGCGGCGCGCTGGCGGTGGGCTTCACCCTGCTGCTCACGCTGGGGGCTGCACCGCTGATCGGCTTTTTCAACCTGAACAGCCCGGCCGTGGTGGCCCAGGCCCGCGCTTACCTGATCATTGTGGGGGCCGGGATGTTCTTTTCCTTTATCAACCAAGTGCTGGTGGCGGTGATCAATGCCACAGGCGACAGCCGGACCCCCTTTTTTGCCATGGGCTGCGGCCTGGGGCTGAACCTTGTGCTGGACCCCATGCTGATCTTTGGAGCGGGGCCGTTTCCCCGGTGGGGCGTGGCGGGCGCGGCGGCGGCCACCGTGCTGGCACAGGTGGTGGTGTTTGGGGTGCTGGTGCGCTATGCGGCGCGGGAGCAGCGCCTGTTTCCGCATGTGCAGCTGCGCCGGCTCGCTGCAAAAGAGGAACTGCAGGCCATTGTGCGCATCAGCGGGCCCTCGGCGGTGATGAACGTTTTGTTCCCGCTGATCTCCATGGTGATCGCCCGCATGGTGGCGGGCTGGGGCGACAACGCGGTGGCGGTGCAGAAGGTGGGCAGCCAGATCGAGTCGATCAGCTGGATGACCGCCGACGGTTTTGCGGCCGCGGTGAACAGCTTTATCGGCCAGAATTACGGGGCAGGCAACCTGCAGCGGGCCCGAAAGGGTTTTAAGGTTTCTTTTGCGCTGATGACGGTATGGGGCGTTTTGTGCACCTGCCTGCTGGTGTTTTGCGCAGCCCCCATTTTCCGCCTGTTCATCCCGGAGGCGCAGGTACTGCCCATGGGGGTGGATTACCTGGTGATCCTGGGCTTTTCGGAGCTGTTCATGTGCTGGGAGATCCTGGTGGAGGGGGCGTATGCGGGCTTTGGGCATACCCTGCCTGCCAGTGTGCTGAGCACGGTGTTCACCGCGCTGCGCATCCCGGCGGCGCTGGTGCTCAGTGCAACGGCGCTTGGGCTTTCGGGTATTTGGTGGAGCATTTCCATCTCCAGCATCTGCAAAGGGATGATCCTGACGGTGATGTTTGTGGTGTTTTTGAATAAAATGACCCGGCGCCAGGAAATGTGAAAATGAAAAAAGCGCGCTGCCCGGGAAAAGGGCAGCGCGCTTTTTTGTGCAATGTCAATACTGGGCAAGCAGCCGTTTGAACTCTGCAGCCATGTCTGGCTGCAGCAGCAGAGTTTCGATGTTCTGCCGCGCTTCCAGCAGTTTGCCGTGCACCAGGGCCTCCTTGCCCTCCACATTGCGAAAGGTGGGCATACTTACACTCAGGGCGGCCATGGTGCGGCCGCTCTGGCGCAAGGGAACGGCCAGGCAGCAGATGTTGTCGTCGCCCTCGCCGTACTCTGTGGCGTAGCCCTGAGCGCGCATCTCGTCCAATTGGCGGAAAAGCTGATCGCGGTTTACAATGGTGTGGCTGGTGAGCGCCACCAAGCCTTCCGATGTGGGGTACAGCGCTTCCAGTTCGGCGGGAGAAGCATCCAGGAGCAGCGCCTTGCCCAAGGCGGTGGCGTAGAGAGGCAGGCGCTTGCCCACATGGCTGATGAGCTGGATCGGCTGGGAAGAATCTTCCTTGGCGATGTACAGCACATCCCTCTTATCCCGCACCCCCAGCTGGCAGGTTTCGCCGCAGGCAAGTGCAACGGTGCGCATCTCGGTGTGCAGATGATCCAGCAGGGTCTGGCTGTACAAAAAGGCGCAGCCCACGGCATAAGCGCCAAGCCCGATGGTATAGCGGTTGGTGGCGGCGTCGCACACCAGAAAGCGGCGGCTGCACAAAGTGCGCAGGATTGGAAAGAGGCTGCTTTTTGGAGAACCGATGCGGGCGGCGATCTCGGTCAAAGTATAGCCCTGTTCATCGGCTGAGGCCAGCAAGTCCAGTACGTCCAGCACACGGCTGGTGGCATGATGTTCGGTGGGCATTGGCATAGAAGCGATCTCCGGTCTTTTTAATTGGTTTAACAGAAAAAATTGGGGCAGGCATATTTTATCTTTATAGAATTATATAAGTTTTTAAGGGGATTGTCCAGTAACAAAAGGAAGAGCGGCTTGGGGTGAACAGTTTGCACAAAAAAGATGAAGTGAAATAAGTGAAACATACAAAGATGTACTTTGGAACTCGTTTTTTATTGAC
This window of the Oscillospiraceae bacterium genome carries:
- a CDS encoding N-acylmannosamine kinase: MKKYSIGVDIGGTKCAVLLGKGSIPAQADDGFILEKKSFFTQPEKGLQYTLDRLYAAVDALLLERKVDADQVTGIGISCGGPLDHEQGIVLNPPNLYGWDSVPIVDLLQERYGIPARLQNDANACALAEWRFGAARGCRNVIFLTFGTGMGAGLILDGRLYNGVSNMAGEVGHIRLEPNGPVGYGKAGSFEGFCSGGGLIQLARSIAVEKLQQGQPPLFCPDFAALNSLNAKNVAEAAEKGDPVAAEVYRVCGENLGKGLAVLVDLLNPEIIVIGSIFARSRELLWPHARAVLRREALMRSLEACRVVPSALGEHLGDYAALSVAFAQ
- a CDS encoding IclR family transcriptional regulator, with the translated sequence MPMPTEHHATSRVLDVLDLLASADEQGYTLTEIAARIGSPKSSLFPILRTLCSRRFLVCDAATNRYTIGLGAYAVGCAFLYSQTLLDHLHTEMRTVALACGETCQLGVRDKRDVLYIAKEDSSQPIQLISHVGKRLPLYATALGKALLLDASPAELEALYPTSEGLVALTSHTIVNRDQLFRQLDEMRAQGYATEYGEGDDNICCLAVPLRQSGRTMAALSVSMPTFRNVEGKEALVHGKLLEARQNIETLLLQPDMAAEFKRLLAQY
- a CDS encoding MATE family efflux transporter; the encoded protein is MAKQIDLLQGSITKSLTALALPIMGSQLIQMAYNLIDMLWIGRVGAGAVAAVGAAGMFMWLSNGLVILARIGGQVLVAQSIGAGDMKKAGRYAAAALQLGGALAVGFTLLLTLGAAPLIGFFNLNSPAVVAQARAYLIIVGAGMFFSFINQVLVAVINATGDSRTPFFAMGCGLGLNLVLDPMLIFGAGPFPRWGVAGAAAATVLAQVVVFGVLVRYAAREQRLFPHVQLRRLAAKEELQAIVRISGPSAVMNVLFPLISMVIARMVAGWGDNAVAVQKVGSQIESISWMTADGFAAAVNSFIGQNYGAGNLQRARKGFKVSFALMTVWGVLCTCLLVFCAAPIFRLFIPEAQVLPMGVDYLVILGFSELFMCWEILVEGAYAGFGHTLPASVLSTVFTALRIPAALVLSATALGLSGIWWSISISSICKGMILTVMFVVFLNKMTRRQEM
- a CDS encoding L-fuculose kinase; amino-acid sequence: MSKKTTVLAFDIGASSGRAIEAMYDGAAISYREVHRFENRPRQADGHLRWDFAALMDEVRVGLEKAQKFDSVGVDTWGVDFGLLDAAGHLLEDPVHYRDARTGGMVERAMRVMDAEKLYAGTGTQILAMNTLFQLLALKKQQPRLLRRADKLLFMPDLFAHALCGSTTCERSAASTGQLLTLPAGKWNAQILEAFGLPKRLFLPTVPSGTVVGALECGAKVVAVAGHDTQCAVAALPTQARNIAFLSCGTWSLLGCELDAPVLTAESMQLGLSNELGANGRVNYLKNIVGLWLIQESRRAWRRKGQEYSYAELERLALASTPLRCFIDPDAPLFTPPGDIPARVKEYCAATHQYVPQTVGEVMRCIYESLALKYRFALDQLRAATGKRFETLHILGGGTKDTLLCRMAAGATGLHVVAGPVEATALGNILIQLTALGALEDLGAGRALVAQTQQLAEYPPQGMAEWDEAYERFCPLLARCDPCR
- the gmhA gene encoding phosphoheptose isomerase — its product is MEPAENVLAGLLQRYPRLAPQREQILQAADLVVQCFEQGGLVLACGNGGSASDADHIVGELMKGFLSARPLPQKEKERFGQDEAGIRLRERLQGAIPAVSLVSHGALLSAFSNDVDPQLVYAQQVYGYGSRRKALVMALSTSGNSANVVNAVRAARALGLPSIAVTGETGGELARLCTVCLRMPSRDTYRIQEYTLPVYHAICAMAEARCFAAAGA
- a CDS encoding aldolase produces the protein MDLQEIKFQICDVCHKMWQLGWVAANDGNVSARLGDGTFLATPTGMSKSFITPEKLLHIDAQGNVLEAGEGLRPSSEIKMHLRCYEKREDVWSVIHAHPPGATGFAVAHRSMDMYNMIEDVAAIGSVPLTPYGTPSTSEVPDAIEPYLEEHDVVLLENHGALALGSDVLTAFYRMESLELWAKITINAILLGGSYDISRENIDRLIGLRSFYRVTGRHPGYKKYPRRECGVPTDT